In one Niallia taxi genomic region, the following are encoded:
- the icd gene encoding NADP-dependent isocitrate dehydrogenase, translating to MKGEKISVVDGVLNVPANPIVPFIEGDGIGPDIWASASRVLDAAVEKAYSGERKIVWKEVLAGEKAFNETGEWLPSETLEEIREYLIAIKGPLTTPVGGGIRSLNVALRQELDLYVCLRPVRWFEGVPSPIKRPQDTDMVIFRENTEDIYAGIEYEKGSEGVAKLLKFLQDEMGVNKIRFPETSGLGIKPVSEEGTSRLVRAAINYAIKEGRKSVTLVHKGNIMKFTEGAFKNWGYELAEKEFGDKVFTWAQYDRINEEQGSDAANKAQAEAEAAGKIIVKDSIADIFLQQILTRPTEFDVVATMNLNGDYISDALAAQVGGIGIAPGANINYETGHAIFEATHGTAPKYAGQDKVNPSSVLLSGVLLLEHLGWNEAAQLIVSSVEKTIASKVVTYDFARLMDGATEVKCSEFGDELIKNMD from the coding sequence ATGAAAGGCGAAAAAATTTCAGTAGTTGATGGTGTATTAAATGTACCAGCTAATCCAATCGTACCATTTATCGAAGGTGACGGAATCGGTCCGGATATCTGGGCTTCAGCTTCAAGAGTGCTTGATGCTGCCGTGGAAAAAGCATATAGCGGCGAGCGTAAGATTGTGTGGAAAGAAGTGTTAGCTGGAGAAAAGGCATTCAACGAAACAGGCGAATGGCTTCCATCTGAGACATTGGAAGAAATAAGAGAATACTTGATTGCTATAAAAGGTCCATTGACAACTCCTGTCGGCGGCGGTATTCGTTCATTGAACGTTGCGCTTCGTCAAGAGCTTGATCTATATGTATGTTTACGTCCTGTCAGATGGTTTGAAGGCGTTCCTTCTCCTATTAAACGTCCACAGGATACTGACATGGTTATCTTCCGTGAAAATACAGAAGATATTTATGCAGGAATTGAGTATGAAAAAGGCTCTGAAGGCGTTGCGAAATTATTGAAATTCCTTCAAGATGAGATGGGTGTTAACAAAATCAGATTCCCTGAAACTTCTGGATTAGGAATCAAACCTGTTTCTGAAGAAGGAACAAGCCGTTTAGTGCGAGCAGCAATCAACTATGCCATTAAAGAAGGCAGAAAGTCTGTGACTCTTGTACATAAAGGCAATATCATGAAATTCACTGAAGGTGCCTTCAAAAACTGGGGCTATGAATTAGCCGAGAAGGAATTCGGGGACAAGGTGTTCACGTGGGCACAATATGACCGCATTAACGAAGAGCAAGGCTCTGATGCTGCAAATAAAGCACAGGCAGAGGCTGAAGCTGCTGGAAAAATCATTGTGAAAGATTCCATTGCTGATATCTTCCTGCAACAAATCTTAACTCGTCCAACAGAGTTCGATGTAGTTGCTACAATGAACTTGAATGGAGATTATATTTCCGATGCACTTGCTGCTCAAGTAGGCGGAATTGGGATTGCTCCAGGAGCGAATATCAACTATGAAACAGGGCACGCTATTTTCGAAGCTACACATGGTACAGCACCGAAATATGCTGGTCAGGATAAAGTGAACCCTTCTTCCGTTCTGTTGTCAGGTGTCTTATTGCTTGAGCATTTAGGCTGGAATGAAGCAGCTCAGTTAATCGTTTCTTCTGTTGAAAAGACTATCGCTTCAAAAGTGGTCACTTACGATTTCGCTCGTTTAATGGACGGAGCGACAGAAGTGAAATGCTCTGAATTCGGTGATGAATTAATTAAAAATATGGACTAA
- the mdh gene encoding malate dehydrogenase — MSLRKKISIIGSGFTGATTAFLLAQKELCDIVLVDIPQMENPTKGKALDMFEASPIQGFDANIKGTSDYKDTEGSDIVVITAGIARKPGMSRDDLVQTNQSIMKSVTKEVVKYSPDCIIIVLSNPVDAMTYTVFKESGFAKTRVIGQSGVLDTARFRSFVAMELNLSVKDITGFVLGGHGDDMVPLIRYSYAGGIPLETLIPKHRLEEIIERTRNGGAEIVNLLGNGSAYYAPAASLADMCEAIIKNQRRVLPTVAYLDGEYGYSDIYLGVPTILGGNGIEQVIELELTEEEKTALDKSVCSVKNVLKVLT, encoded by the coding sequence ATGAGTTTACGTAAAAAGATTTCCATTATTGGCAGTGGGTTTACTGGTGCTACGACAGCATTCCTATTAGCACAAAAGGAGCTTTGTGATATTGTGCTGGTTGATATTCCGCAGATGGAGAATCCAACAAAAGGTAAAGCACTAGACATGTTTGAGGCAAGCCCTATCCAAGGGTTTGATGCTAATATTAAAGGCACATCTGATTATAAGGATACAGAAGGATCTGATATTGTAGTTATCACTGCAGGAATTGCAAGAAAGCCAGGAATGAGTAGAGATGATTTAGTTCAAACAAATCAAAGTATCATGAAATCTGTCACAAAAGAAGTGGTCAAATACTCTCCTGATTGCATTATTATCGTTCTTTCAAACCCAGTCGATGCTATGACTTACACTGTGTTCAAGGAGTCAGGCTTTGCCAAAACAAGAGTAATTGGTCAATCAGGTGTGCTGGATACTGCTCGATTTAGAAGCTTTGTGGCAATGGAATTAAACCTGTCTGTTAAGGATATTACCGGTTTTGTTCTCGGTGGTCATGGGGATGATATGGTACCTTTAATCCGCTACTCCTATGCTGGAGGTATACCGCTTGAGACATTAATACCAAAGCATCGCTTGGAAGAAATTATTGAAAGAACAAGGAATGGCGGAGCTGAAATTGTTAATCTTCTTGGAAATGGAAGCGCTTATTATGCGCCAGCTGCTTCACTTGCCGACATGTGTGAAGCGATTATTAAAAACCAAAGAAGAGTATTGCCGACGGTTGCTTATCTTGATGGAGAATACGGCTATTCGGATATTTACCTTGGCGTTCCGACAATTCTCGGTGGTAATGGGATTGAACAAGTGATTGAGCTTGAATTGACAGAGGAAGAAAAAACTGCATTAGACAAATCGGTTTGTTCAGTGAAAAATGTACTAAAAGTTCTTACATAA
- a CDS encoding response regulator transcription factor, which translates to MKKKVLVVDDEQSIVTLLKYNLQQAGYDVITAMDGEEGLNLAVTSNPDVILLDLMLPKMDGMDVCKNLRQQRIFTPILMLTAKDDEFDKVLGLELGADDYMTKPFSPREVIARIKAVLRRSQLQSESSEQEKEEKDTLKIGDLKVMPNHYEAYFKEELLELTPKEFELLLYLARNKGRVLTRDQLLSAVWNYDFVGDTRIVDVHISHLREKMEHNTKKPIYIKTIRGLGYKLEEPK; encoded by the coding sequence ATGAAGAAGAAAGTTCTTGTAGTTGATGATGAGCAGTCTATCGTAACACTGCTAAAATATAACCTGCAGCAGGCGGGCTATGATGTAATTACGGCAATGGATGGAGAGGAAGGGCTAAACTTAGCCGTAACGTCGAATCCTGATGTCATCCTTCTTGATTTGATGCTTCCGAAAATGGATGGAATGGATGTGTGTAAGAATTTACGGCAGCAAAGAATATTTACGCCGATTCTTATGCTGACAGCAAAGGACGATGAGTTTGACAAGGTGCTTGGGTTAGAGCTTGGTGCCGACGATTATATGACAAAACCATTCAGCCCAAGGGAAGTCATTGCCCGTATTAAAGCTGTTTTGAGAAGATCTCAGCTACAGTCGGAATCCTCTGAGCAAGAAAAAGAAGAGAAAGACACATTGAAAATCGGGGATCTTAAAGTTATGCCTAATCACTATGAAGCATATTTTAAGGAAGAGCTACTCGAACTGACTCCAAAAGAGTTTGAACTGCTTCTTTATTTGGCTAGAAACAAAGGCCGTGTGCTTACTAGAGATCAGCTCTTAAGTGCTGTTTGGAACTACGATTTTGTTGGAGATACAAGAATAGTAGATGTTCATATAAGCCATTTACGCGAAAAGATGGAGCATAACACGAAGAAACCAATTTATATTAAAACAATCCGTGGACTAGGATATAAGCTAGAGGAACCAAAATAA